A window of the Miscanthus floridulus cultivar M001 chromosome 14, ASM1932011v1, whole genome shotgun sequence genome harbors these coding sequences:
- the LOC136506102 gene encoding cyanidin 3-O-rutinoside 5-O-glucosyltransferase-like, with protein sequence MADHAGHCSSSSQDRRSHFLVAAYGYQGHLNPALALARSLARPHGGGARVTLSVAASAHARMFPSSPPDQLVVSPPDAEVSDGVISYVPYSDGFDFGARPRTAADRARRRRVSAASLSAIVRRLAAAGRPVTCVVSVLLLPAADVAVEHGIPLAVFWNQSAATLAAYYHYFHGHEHLVAAAAAAYVGGADDPASVTLPGLPPLRVRDLPSFLVDATGGEHARASIDSMRGLLEIVGREKPMVLVNTIDMLEPEAVALRAMRQQHLEVFAVGPMLPRLQLLQQTDAAGDDEGRRMDLYEQDDEKGYTEWLDARPRRSVVYVSYGSMLGYSRQQVQEMLRGLRECRRPYLWVVPRDGRDGDVERCLMEMDDDDGDGERGMVMEWCDQLKVLAHPSTGCFVTHCGWNSMLEALVFGVPMVAVPNWSDQPVNAHLVEELGVGVRAERDAAGLLVGTELAKFIAVVTGDGDEGMNIRNRASLLKDKARKEVIESGLTESRLQKFVNAMQNSTSSEI encoded by the exons ATGGCCGACCACGCGGGccactgcagcagcagcagccaggacCGCCGGAGCCATTTCCTGGTGGCCGCGTACGGGTACCAAGGCCACCTGAACCCAGCCCTCGCCCTGGCGCGCAGCCTCGCGCGCCcccacggcggcggcgcgcgcgtcaCGCTCTCCGTGGCGGCCTCCGCGCACGCCCGCATGTTCCCGTCGTCGCCGCCGGACCAGCTGGTCGTCTCGCCACCTGACGCGGAGGTCTCCGACGGCGTCATCTCCTACGTGCCCTACTCCGACGGGTTCGACTTCGGGGCGCGGCCGAGGACCGCCGCCGACCGCGCGCGCAGGCGCCGCGTGAGCGCGGCCAGCCTCTCGGCCATCGTCCGCCGCCTCGCCGCGGCCGGGCGCCCCGTCACGTGCGTCGTGTCGGTGCTCCTGCTTCCCGCCGCGGACGTGGCCGTGGAGCACGGGATCCCGCTCGCCGTCTTCTGGAACCAGTCCGCCGCCACGCTCGCCGcctactaccactacttccacGGCCACGAGCACCTtgtggccgcggccgccgccgcgtaCGTCGGCGGCGCGGATGACCCGGCGAGCGTGAccctcccggggctgccaccgcTCCGGGTCCGCGACCTCCCGTCCTTCCTCGTGGacgccaccggcggcgagcatgCCAGGGCTAGCATCGACTCGATGCGGGGGCTGCTCGAGATCGTCGGCCGGGAGAAGCCGATGGTTCTCGTGAACACGATCGACATGCTGGAGCCGGAGGCCGTCGCGCTGCGGGCGATGCGGCAGCAGCACCTGGAGGTCTTCGCCGTAGGCCCGATGCTCCCTCGCCTGCAACTGCTGCAGCAGACGGACGCAGCTGGCGACGACGAGGGTCGCCGGATGGATCTGTACGAGCAGGACGACGAGAAGGGCTACACGGAGTGGCTCGACGCGCGGCCACGCAGGTCGGTGGTGTACGTTTCGTACGGGAGCATGCTGGGGTACAGCAGGCAGCAGGTCCAGGAGATGCTGCGGGGCTTGCGCGAGTGCCGGCGGCCGTACTTGTGGGTGGTGCCGAGGGACGGCCGTGACGGCGACGTGGAGCGCTGCTTGATGGAgatggacgacgacgacggcgacggcgagcgaGGGATGGTCATGGAGTGGTGTGACCAGCTGAAGGTGCTTGCGCACCCGTCCACGGGGTGTTTCGTGACGCACTGCGGGTGGAACTCCATGCTGGAAGCTCTGGTCTTTGGTGTGCCTATGGTTGCCGTCCCGAATTGGTCCGATCAGCCGGTGAATGCGCATTTGGTGGAGGAGCTGGGGGTCGGCGTTCGCGCAGAGCGTGATGCTGCAGGGTTGCTTGTCGGAACGGAGTTGGCAAAGTTCATTGCGGTAGTGACCGGTGATGGTGATGAAGGAATGAACATACGGAACAGAGCTAGTTTGTTGAAAGACAAGGCAAGAAAGGAAGTGATCGAAAGTGGCCTTACGGAATCCAGACTGCAAAAGTTCGTCAATGCAATGCAAAATTCAAC GTCGTCAGAAATCTAG
- the LOC136503750 gene encoding uncharacterized protein — protein MSTSGGDGSRGVGGGGQQVYPTLTATNYTSWCIRVQEIMEDQGVWEVVEPPEGTSVEKQTEVVASKDKKARSHLLQCLPDDLLMQVAKKKSGKEVWHSLKARFVRIDRVKEARLQTLKSEFDGLRMKEDETLDSYTRRLTAMSVKFSNLGGTLDDVTLVKKLFDIVPDRFINVVAGIEQFFDLQKLAFEEAVGRLKAFEDRTWRGAGSVKSDNGQLLLTQAEWEARQKRSGGGDSLERGRSQDGGDRGRGHGHGRGHGGCFDSSGRDGAGGGKDKSHIKCFKCHKYGHYANRCPDAKKQEEAHHVHAEEGKEPQALMLAETEGVVSGGEVESVYPHERSVMLELHLIGGSETSGDLWYLDNGASNHMTGDVEKFKSLDEGITGKADLEMALLLISRVREQFYFSVKPVIIGL, from the coding sequence ATGTCGACCTCTGGAGGAGATGGTTCGCGGGGAGTTGGAGGCGGAGGGCAGCAGGTCTATCCGACCCTGACAGCGACGAACTACACCAGTTGGTGCATCCGGGTGCAGGAGATCATGGAGGATCAGGGGGTGTGGGAGGTTGTGGAACCGCCAGAGGGGACGTCGGTGGAGAAACAGACAGAGGTGGTAGCAAGCAAAGACAAGAAGGCAAGATCTCATCTACTTCAGTGTCTGCCTGATGATTTGCTGATGCAAGTcgcgaagaagaagagtggcaaggagGTTTGGCACTCTTTGAAGGCGCGGTTTGTTAGAATAGATCGGGTGAAGGAGGCACGGCTGCAAACTCTAAAAAGTGAGTTTGATGGCCTgaggatgaaggaggatgagacaCTCGATAGTTACACTAGACGATTGACGGCGATGTCGGTGAAGTTCAGTAACCTGGGAGGGACGCTTGATGATGTAACGTTGGTGAAGAAGTTGTTCGACATCGTGCCCGATCGCTTCATCAACGTCGTGGCCGGGATCGAGCAATTCTTTGATTTGCAGAAGCTAGCGTTTGAGGAGGCGGTTGGGAGATTGAAGGCGTTTGAGGATCGGACATGGCGGGGAGCTGGATCCGTGAAGAGTGACAATGGTCAACTGTTACTCACTCAGGCCGAGTGGGAAGCTAGGCAGAAGAGATCAGGCGGTGGTGATTCCTTGGAGAGGGGGAGGTCACAGGATGGTGGCGACCGGgggcgtggccatggccatggccgaggccatgGTGGTTGTTTTGATTCATCTGGGAGAGATGGAGCAGGAGGTGGCAAAGACAAGAGCCACATCAAATGTTTCAAATGCCATAAATATGGACACTATGCCAACAGGTGTCCAGATGCCAAGAAGCAGGAGGAGGCACATCATGTTCATGCAGAGGAGGGCAAGGAGCCACAAGCACTCATGCTTGCAGAAACAGAAGGTGTTGTTTCAGGAGGCGAGGTGGAGAGTGTGTATCCGCATGAAAGAAGTGTGATGCTAGAACTGCATCTTATAGGAGGCAGTGAAACATCTGGTGATTTATGGTATCTTGATAATGGAGCAAGTAACCATATGACAGGTGATGTGGAGAAGTTCAAGTCACTTGATGAGGGAATCACTGGAAAAGCAGATTTGGAGATGGCTCTACTGTTGATATCAAGGGTAAGGGAACAATTTTATTTCAGTGTAAAACCAGTGATCATTGGGCTTTGA